In a genomic window of Gossypium arboreum isolate Shixiya-1 chromosome 9, ASM2569848v2, whole genome shotgun sequence:
- the LOC108454504 gene encoding uncharacterized protein LOC108454504, with protein sequence MQTTHHPLRGGVVLAASFVACFLWCFGSGLWLFDDPAVELLGMRQIQFRMTIWSPWNFMHKFSNTTLQHLNMWAVGAILAKPFTSSPMFLGERIGHYTIPKEMNEVGNWLTARLGLEG encoded by the exons ATGCAAACCACACACCATCCACTCCGAGGTGGCGTAGTGCTTGCCGCTTCCTTCGTCGCCTGTTTCCTGTGGTGCTTCGGATCTGGGCTTTGGCTATTTGACGACCCGGCTGTTGAGCTTCTAG GGATGAGGCAGATTCAGTTTCGCATGACCATTTGGAGCCCTTGGAACTTCATGCACAAGTTCTCTAATACAACCCTGCAACATTTGA ATATGTGGGCTGTTGGTGCTATATTAGCGAAGCCTTTTACTTCATCTCCTATGTTTCTTGGTGAAAG GATTGGTCATTACACAATCCCTAAAGAGATGAATGAAGTCGGCAATTGGCTTACAGCAAGGTTGGGGCTCGAGGGATAA